In Arcanobacterium canis, the sequence CATGACACGTTTTGCCAGTGTGAGCGAACTGCGACACATCAGACAAAATAACGTGGTCGCCAATAAAACTTTGGATGTCACACGCGTTGCGCACGCACTATACCTGGCAAAAATCATTGCCTATTCACAAGGCCTTGAGGTGATTTCCGCAGCATCATCCCAGTACAACTGGAATATTGACCTCGGTGATGTTGTTCTGGGCTGGCGTGCAGGATGCATTATCCGCGGTCGTATCCTGGACGATATATCGCGGGCATTGAGGTCATCTCATGGTGGCTCGCATGAAATATTGTCTGATGCGGTTTTTGCACAAAAAATTGAGTCTGACATTGGCGAGCTGCGCGAAGTCGTGTGTTTTGCAGTAACGAATGGCGTGCCAGTTCCGGGATTGAGCGCTGCTTTGGCGTATCTCGACACGTTGGCACGGCCTCAGCTTCCGACAGCGTTGATCCAATTGCAGCGAGACTATTTTGGCTCGCATGGATTTGAGTTCATCGATGAACCCGGCACTGTGGCACACGGGCCGTGGAACCTGATGAGGTGACTGGTCAGACGCCTGCGACACATCAGCAACAACGTCCGCTGATGTGTCGCAAGCGTTATTCAGCAGATAAGCACGCAGACGACGGCGACTGTTGCGACTGAGAGGAGAAGCGCATCCTCGTCTCACACTGTGGAACAGTTGGCGGCGAGTATTGCATCCATCGGGAACCCGTTTTAGGATGATCCACAACATAAGCATGATAGAGGCGCAACCAACATCAGTAGCTTCCATTCACACCCGGTTGAGGTGGGAAGCGAAAGGGGAGGTTGCCGAGGGGCTGAGATGCTCAACCGGCACTCAGTACCCGGGCTGCAAGGGAATACCTTGTGGACTGTCGCGAAAGCGGAGAGCTGTCATGATTCCATACGTGAGCGTTTTCGCACATGCATGAGGTCATGTACAGGCATGGCCTCATTTTTGTCAGATGCGGCCAGCTTATGTTGACCACCAATGGACAACGTATGGAAGGACATCCGACAATGCGGATTCACAAGATTCTTGGCACGGTAGCACTTGCGCTGACAATGGCTGCGTGCTCAACAGGAACCACTCAATTACCTACCGACGCTGGAGCACCCCCGTCAAGAACCGCTGGCACAGGAAGCGGAATAGACGACGGCGTTTTCACAGTTGCCATGGAGGCAGCATATGCCCCCTACAACTGGGCACAGCCTACGGATGCAAACGGCGCGGTTCCAATCAAGGGGTCGAATCTTTTTGCAAACGGTTATGACGTGATGACTGCCAAGCACATTGCGCAGGCCAATGGCTGGAAACTCGAAATTGTGCAATTGGATTGGGACTCGTTGATTCCAGCTGTTCAATCAGGCACAGTTGACGCAGTGATTGCTGGTCAGTCAATGACCGCTGAGCGTGAACGAGAAGTCGATTTTGCTGGCCCATATCAAGTCGCCAATATGGTGGTGTTAACCAAGAAGAATTCACCATTCGCCACAGCTCAGGGAATTTCTGATCTCGCTGGCGCCAAAGCGACATCGCAGTCGGGAACCGTCTGGTATGACTCACTCATTCCGCAAATCGCGAATGTCCAACGTCTTCCTGCTGCGGAATCGGCACCCGCAATGCTCGTTGCGCTCGAAACTGGGCAAATCGATATCGTGCCGTGCGACAAGCCCACAGCCCAGGGCGCGCTGCGTGCGTACCCGGACCTGAAAATTTTGGATTTCACGGGAACCAAGGACAACTTCACCGTGTCAGACGAGGACGTCAACATCGGTATTTCAGTGCGCAAGGGCAATACCGTGCTCAAGGATGCAATCAATGGCGCATTGAAGGGCCAAACCCAACAAGACTTCGATACGCGGATGAACCAGGCCACGCAAATCGCTCCGCTTGAAAACCACGGGTGAGCGCGATGACACTGTGGAACGACATCCTTTTTCTTCTTGACCAATATGGATGGATTTACCTGGCAGGCATGGCCAATACGTTGATCCTCGCCACGGTGGCTACTCTTATTGGATGCCTGATCGGCTTCGCCTGCGGCATCCTGACCACCATTCCGCATCCGCCGTCGGCGCCAGTAACGAAGCGAGTTGTTCTCTGGTTCGCACGCGTTGGCGTGCGCATCTACGTGGAAGTTTTTCGTGGCACACCGATGATTCTCCAGGCTATCTTTATCTTTTACGGGTTGCCATACTTCACAAATAACGCCCTGCAGTTTTCAAATATTTGGACAGTGTCGATTCTCGTCGTCTCAATCAATACGGGGGCGTATATCGCTGAGTCAGTTCGTGGGGGCATCCTTTCCGTTGCCCCTGGACAAAGTGAAGCCGCACGTGCAATTGGAATGAACCATGTCCAGACGATGATGTACGTGGTGCTACCGCAAGCCCTGAGAAATCTTCTTCCGCAAATCGGCAATAACTTGATTATCAACATCAAGGACACATCGGTGATGTTCATCATCGGATTCTCTGAGTTTTTCTCCGTCCACAAGATGGTATCGGGCGCGATTTTCAAGTATTTCCCGTCCGCGACAATCGAAATGATCGGATACCTGACCGTCACATTGGCAGCCTCGGCCCTGTTGCGCTGGTTCGAGCGCCGACTCGACGGTGACGACTCCTATGACTTGGTGAGCGCTGACCCGTTGGTGATGGCAGCGGGCACCTACACCTATCGAAACAGCTCCACCCCAAGCGCACAACACCGCTATCGAGAGGAACGACCATGAATGAGCCGATTCTTGAAATCTCTGACCTGTCGAAAAGCTTCGGGCGGCACCAGGTTCTTCGCTCAGTCAACCTGGACATTCACCCCAGTGATGTCACCACTATTATCGGTGCCTCTGGAAGCGGCAAATCAACGTTACTTCGATGCATCAATTTGCTCGAAGAACCCAGTGGAGGTCAGATTCGCTTTCACGGGACAGACGTTACCTCCCTGCAGGCACACCTCTACCGTACAAAAGTCGGTATGGTCTTCCAGTCCTTCAATCTCTTTGACAACCTGACGTTGATCGACAACTGCATCATCGGCCAGGTTAAAGTTCTCGGCAGGAGTAAAGAGGAAGCCCGCGAACGTGCGCTCCACTACCTCGATCGCGTCGGAATGTCTCCCTATATCAACGCCAAGCCACGGCAGATCTCCGGCGGACAAAAACAACGCGTTGCAATCTCACGAGCGCTCGCGATGGATCCCGAGGTTTTACTCTTTGACGAACCAACGTCGGCGCTGGATCCTGAAATGGTGGGTGAGGTGATCGACGTGATGCGGTCACTTGCGCAGGACGGAATGACCATGGTGGTGGTCACGCACGAAATGGCGTTTGCTCGTGACGTCTCAACCAAGGTTGTGTTTATGGCCGACGGCGCTGTGGTGGAAACCGGAACTCCGTCAGAGATTTTTGATTTGCCCTGCGAGGAGAAAACTCGACAATTCGTTCGCCGTCTGCGTTAACGATCTCCTGTTAGTCTCAAGCGCTCTCCTCGTCAGTTCTGTCACTGTCGGTAGGGGAGCGCTTGAGCTTTGCCAAGACGCGCTAGACGGGAATAAAATGCCCACTGGTACAAGGAGGTATCAATGACGAACGCAATTGACAATGATTTTGTCTGGATCCAGTCCGGCCCCTACCGAGCAGCAATCGACCCATATGGCGCTGGGCTTGCTGCGGCGCAATATGATGGAATCGATTTTGTGAACACGTATGTATCGTCCCGGCCACACTGTTCGGGGATGCTCTTGGCCCCGTGGCCTAACCGCGTCGGCGACGCGCGCTACTACCACGATGGCGAAATTTTTGAGCTCGCGATCAGTGAGCCCGAACGCGGCAATGCGAATCACGGCTTTGTGGGGTTTGAACATTGGGAGGTGAATCGCCCCAAGGAGGATGAGTGTACGTTACGTTTATCGATGCCTGCCCAGAAAGGTTACCCCTGGCCTTTCGAATATGCGATCACCTGGTCTGTTTCGGCAAGCGGGGGTGTGAGCGCGAATTTCTCTGCAACGAATCTTTCCGACGCGACCGCTCCGTTTGGTTTCGGCTTCCACCCGTATCTCCTTGCCCCAGGATCAGTCGCGGACCAATCGATTCTTCAGCTTCCGGTGCGTCAGATGCTCCCGGCTGGATCCGGTGCGTAACTTGCCTGCGGGGCCGCTTGTCGCTGTCGAGGACGTGCGCACCGACGTCGGCACGCTCGCCGACATTGCCGACGGAGTGGGTTTGAACGGTCTGTGGTTGGACAACTGCTTCACCGATGTCGTCAGTGACAACGGGAAGGTGAGTGCTCACGTCGTCGGTCTCGATGGGCGGCGTACGCAAGTGTGGGCAGGCGAGTGGTGCCGGTGGCTGCAAGTCTTTACCGCTGGTGCTGGACGAGCGGAGCCGTACCCAGGATATGGCCGGGCGGTGGCGATTGAACCAATGAGTTGCCCGCCAAACGCGTTCCGCACGGGGATTGACTGTGAATATCTTGGTGGGGGAGAGACACGCGAGTACCAATTTGGTTGCAAGATTCTTGCAAACTAAAACGGTTTTTGCAGAATAGTTTTTCGCATTGCTCGCGGGCGTCAGCGGTGTGTAATCTTTCGGTGTCTGACAAACGAGATGAAGAGCACAACGTGGTGCGAATAGTTCGTCAGAAGTCAACGACGACTCCAGAGAGGTTTCAGATGAAAAACTTCAGCAAGATCCTGACCGTCTCGGCGGCAGCTTTGCTCGCTTTGTCCGCATGTGGGACGAGCACATCGGGTTCGAGCCCGGCCGGTCCGAATAACCAAAAGCCACTCGTATGGTTCAACCGCCAGCCATCGAATTCGTCCACGGGCGAGCTTGATAAGGACGCCTTGAACTTCAACGACAAGACCTACTACGTGGGCTTCGATGCCAACAACGGTGCTGAGCTCCAGGGCCAGATGGTTGCTGACTTCATCAAGGCACACAAGGATATTGTTGATCGCAACGGCGATGGCACGATTGGATACGTTCTCGCAGTCGGCGATGTCGGCCATAACGACTCGATTGCCCGTACGCGCGGTGTGCGTAAGGCGCTCGGAACCGGCGTCGAGAAAGACGGCGCAATTCTCTCCGACCCGACCGAAACTAACGCTGGTGCAGTCAAGGTAGGCTCGCTTGATAACTTCAAAGTTGAAGAACTCGCTTCGAAGGAAATGAAAACTGGTGCAGGTGCAACCTGGGACGCTGGAACTGCAGGTGATACGATCACCGCGTGGAGCGGAAAGTTCGGTGACAAGATCGATCTCGTCATTTCGAACAACGATGGCATGGGCATGGCCATGTTCAACAAGTGGAGCAAGGCTCATAAGGTTCCGACGTTTGGCTACGACGCCAACTCCGATGCAGTGGCAGCCATCAAGGACGGCTACGCTGGCACGATTTCCCAGCACGCGGACGTCCAGGCTTACCTCACTCTGCGAGTGCTTCGTAACTCCCTCGATGGCAAGGACGTCATGGAAGGCATTTCGAAGAAGGACGAGGCGGGGAATGTCTTGTCTGAGCAAGACTACAAGTATGTCGAAGCAGAGCGTTCTTTCTATGCGTTGAATATTGCTGTTACGGAAAAGAACTACAAGGATTTCCTCGATCCAACGGTGATATACAAGCCAGTGAGCAACCAGGTCAAGGCTGAGAAGAAGAAGGTATGGCTCAATATCTACAACTCTGCCGACAACTTCCTCGGTTCGACCTATCAGCCGCTCCTCCAGAAGTACGACAAACTGCTCAACCTCGATGTTGAATACATTGGCGGCGACGGTCAGACTGAATCGAACGTCACCAACCGTCTGGGCAACCCGAGCGCCTACGATGCATTCGCCATCAACATGGTCAAGACGGACAACGCATCGTCCTACACCGCGCTGCTGAACCAGTAAGTACTGGCCAAAGACATCAACATATGTGGGGGCTAGGACTGACCTGGCCCCCACTGCCAAACGAAAGCACAAAAATGACAGACATCAATGACGATTACGTCTTGTCGATCCGAGGAATGTCAAAGTCATTCGGGCGCAATAAGGTGCTCGATCACATTGACTTCAATGTCAAACGTGGCTCCATCATTGGACTCATGGGCGAGAATGGCGCTGGAAAATCCACGATGATGAAGTGCCTTTTCGGTACCTACCAAAAGGACGAAGGCGACATCACCCTCGATGGACACCCCGTAGCATTCACCGGTCCCAAGGAAGCGCTAGAAAATGGAATTGCGATGGTTCACCAGGAGCTTAACCAGGCTCTTGAACGCTCCGTCGTTGACAACCTCTTTCTCGGACGCTACCCAACCACAGCCCTGGGAACCATCGATGAAACTCGTATGCGCAAGGAAGCAGCAGACTTGTTCCGCCAGCTTGGCATGACAGTCGATCTGACTCAACCCATGCGCAAGATGTCGGTCTCTCAGCGGCAAATGTGCGAGATCGCTAAAGCGATTTCCTATCGCTCGCAGGTGATCGTGCTCGACGAGCCGACGTCGTCACTCACCGAACCTGAAGTACGCAAGTTGTTTTCCATGATGCGCAAGCTGCGTGACGACGGAATTTCCCTGGTTTACATCTCGCATAAGATGGACGAGATCTTTGAAATTTGTGACCAGGTATCTGTTCTTCGCGATGGAAAACTCGTGATGACCAAAGATACGACTGAGACGAATATGAGTGAACTGATCACTGCAATGGTGGGCCGTTCCCTCGATAATCGCTACCCCGAAGTCGATAACACCCCAGGTGATCCAATTCTCTCGATCAAGCATCTGTCAACGAAGTTTGCGCCGTTGATTAAGGACATCACTTTCGACGTTCGCCAAGGAGAAATTTTTGGCCTCTATGGACTTGTCGGAGCTGGACGAACCGAGCTTTTGGAGACAATCTTTGGTGTGCGTACCCGCGCGACTGGCCGGGTGTACTACCGCGACAAATTGATGAATTTCGATAAGCCGCGTGACGCAATCGATTCTGGATTTGCCTTGATCACAGAAGAACGTAAGGCTGACGGTCTGTTCCTCAAAGGTGACCTCACATTTAATACGACGATTGCGAATCTTCCTGCCTACAAACGCGCTGCCATGTTGTCGGATCGCAAGATGCAAGCGGCAACGGTTGCAGAAATCCGTACGATGCATACCAAGACAACCGGACCTGAAGAGTTGATCTCGGCATTGTCGGGTGGCAACCAGCAGAAAGTCATTTTCGGGCGATGGCTTGAACGCGAGCCCAACGTTTTCATGATGGATGAGCCGACGCGAGGCATCGACGTCGGCGCGAAGTACGAAATCTACGAGCTGATCATCAAGATGGCCAAGCAAGGACGCACAGTGATCTTGGTCAGCTCCGAGATGCCGGAGATCCTCGGCATTACCAACAGGATCGCGGTGATGTCTGGCGGCCGACTCGCTGGCATTGTCAACACCAAAGAGACGAACCAAGAAGAGCTGCTAAAGCTCAGTGCAAAGTATCTGTGAGAAAGGCAAGTACATGAGCATCCTGTCTTATGAGAAGGAAGAGCAGCTCCTCGAACCAGTCAAGGAGCATGTCGGAAAGATCCAAGCGCAGATTGATGCGTTGCGTGCTGACGGGACAACGAAAGTGACGCGTTTGCAGCACCAACTGCGAACGTTGAAAGCTGATCGGACACTGTCGAAAGAAGAAAAAGCTGAGATTCGCAAACAAGACGAAGCCGAGCTCGCTGCTGCGCGTAAAGTCCAAGCCCAGAACAAGGCAAAAATTGCGAAGTTAGTGAGCGAAGCCGAAGCGTACCTTGACAAGAATTACGACAAGCAATATTTCACCCATGTTGAAGAGTCAGTCGTCAATGAGAAGAAAGCAGCCAAGGCACAGTACGAAGCTGCGCTTCTTGAACTAAAAGCTGAGCATGAGCACAACGTCAAGAAGCTCAATGCCGCTGGCGGTTCTGAGCTTAAGCAAGAGCTCAAGGACGAGAATTTCGTTTACAAGAATCGCCAATACGATGCCAAGACTCAGATGAAGAATCAGATTCAAGCCGCCAAGGATCGTCGTCATGCGGCTGTGTCGGAGAAGTTCCACATGATCGACATGCTGCGAAACTCCAACTTCACGTTGACGCAGTCGATGGCGCAGAAGTGGGAAAACTACCGCTATTCTTTCAACCGTCGCCAGTTCTTGCTTAAGAACGGCTTGTACATCGTCATCGTCCTGATCTTCATCGCACTGGCGATCATCGCCCCGATTGTGAAGAACGTTGACCTTTTCACCACGCAAAATGTGCTCAATATTTTGCAGCAGGCCTCCCCGCGTATGTTCCTCGCCTTGGGCGTCGCCGGCCTGATCTTGCTCACCGGCACAGACCTGTCTATTGGACGAATGGTGGGCATGGGCATGGTTATTGCTACTGTTGTGATGCATAAGGGGCCGAATACGGGAAGTGTCTTCGGTATCGTCTTCGATTTTTCATCGGTTCCTCTCGGGATCCGAATTGTTGGCGCATTGATTGCATGTGTCATCGCAACCACTGCGTTTACGATGATCGCCGGATTCTTCACCGCACGATTCAAGATGCACCCGTTCGTGTCAACGATGGCGAACATGCTCATTATTTTTGGTCTTGTCACTTACGCGACGAAGGGCGTGTCCTTCGGTGCAATTGAAGCTGATATCCCGAAGATGATTGTTCCGAATGTTTCGGGATTCCCCACCATTATTCTCTGGGCAGTTGCGGCCACAGTTGTTGTGTGGGTCATTTGGAACAAGACGACGTTCGGTAAGAACCTGTACGCAGTTGGTGGTAACCCTGAAGCCGCTGCAGTTTCAGGCATTTCAGTGTTCAAGGTGACGATGGGTGCCTTCATTCTGGCTGGTATCCTCTACGGTTTCGGATCCTGGCTTGAGGCCGCACGCATGTACGGATCTGGTTCGGCTGCTTACGGCCAAGGCTGGGACATGGACGCAATTGCCGCGTGTGTGGTTGGTGGCGTATCTTTCACCGGTGGCATCGGCAAGATCTCCGGCGTCGTCGTCGGTGTGCTGATCTTTACCGGTTTGACGTACTCGCTGACGATCCTCGGAATCGATACGAACCTTCAGTTTGTCTTCGAAGGAATCATCATCCTCGCTGCTGTCACGCTTGATTCGCTCAAGTATGTTCAGAAGAAGTGAGCCTTAATGCTCAGTGGCGCCAGGGGTACCCCTGGCGCCACTTAGCATATTGTCTATTATTCGACCTTGTAGCCTGCGCTTTTCCACGCCACAAAACCGCCGTATACCGATGTTGCCTCCACGCCGAGTTTATTGAGCTTACGTGCAACATCTAAAGAAGTGCGTCCGTCCTGGCACATCACGATGAGGGGAGAACCATCAGGAAGTTGCGTGGTTGGCCGAAAAAGGCGCGCCTTGGGCAGATGGATCGAGCTCGGGACATGGCCTTTGTTCCACTCAATGATTTCGCGGATATCGACGACGGGCGCGCCAGCTGAGTGTGCGGCGGCTGCCTGTGCGACGGTGAGCTGTGGGTTTTTCCCACCCGGAAAAATAAAATCAAAGAACCCCATGCGGCTACTCTACGTGATTGACAAGTTTTACTCTGAGCGAGCCGCCTCGGCGACGATCTGCGCAACAGTGTCGCTGCCCAGGACAGCGATTGCCTCCTCAGGGGCAGGAAGCCCTCGATGGATCGCCTTGATCACGGCATCGCGAGCCTCAACCTCGGCGCGACGGCGAGCTTTGTTTTCCTCGTCAATCTTGGCCTGCTTTTGTGCTTCGAAGTAAACGCGGACAATTTCAGCAACACCCTTTGGACCCAGTTCAGGCAGATAACAATGCGAAATCGCCATGCCGATTTTGCCCAGTGCCAGTTCGTCGTCGTACGCCAGATACCAACCGTGATGGTCGGGATTGAACTTGTACTTCGAGCTTGCAAGTGAGCGGAACCCGTAGAGTGGCTCAATAAGCGCACCGGTGCGTTCCAAGACGACGTCGAGGAACGATGGATTAGCTATCGCTTTGCTTCGGGCGAGAGGAGCACCTGACAGCGACACCCACTTCAGGCCCAGCTCATCCATCTTCGGAACTGACTCACCAAGCAAAAACTCGACCACCGAACGCCAACCGTCGGAATCTCGTCGCATAAAATCGAGCGTGTATCCCACGAGCCGACCACCTTCGTAGACAGGAAGCCACGACGTGATTCCATGAAGATGACGAGATTGATCCACCGCAAGCATCATCTTGGTGCCCGGGATCTTTAATTCGTCGAGAGATCCGAGGGTGAAACCCATTTCTGGTAGTGCCTTCTCAGCAACCCATTGCTCAGACAGTGCTGTGACGCGGGCGCGCATATCAATATCGAGGCTTTCCCAATCCGTCCAGATTGCTTCGATACCTTCTTTTTTCGCATTGTTCTTGGCGGTTCGAACGTTTTGGAATTTCTTCCCAGTAAATTTGGTGTCGGCGCTCAGCACGCCTTCTTCAGCAACATGGAGTTTCTTGAAGCCAGGGCGAGTGAACTCCTCATTTACCGAATACCAGGCGATTTGCCACCCTTGTTTCTGGACAAAATCTTCGAAGGCGCTCGCAAGTACGTGACGGTCGGCGTCGGTCGGAAGCGTATCGGCCACCGACATCGACTCGTCATCGTGGGCCAACGACTCGCTGTGACCGGCGAAAACTGGGCCACCAAGTGTTACCGCCACGCCATTAGACACGCGGTAGGCGACGTAGCCTAGCTCATGGAAGAAGTAAGAGTTCCCCTCCCACAGAGTCATGAATGATAAGTGATCGCCGGTTCCATGTTCAAGAATTTGGCGTGCTTTAATGCGGTCATTGAAACGAAGCTCCGAATGAGAATCAACCACGAGGAAATACAGCGCAATGGCGACGAGTACCCAAAATATTGTTCCGGTCCAGATGAACGAGAACCAAGCTCCTGCTCCGGCTGGGACGTTCCCCAGCGGCAGAAGGATCGAGGCGATGGGAGGAAGAAGTCGGACGAAGAATTCTCCGAAAGCTTGGCTCGCTCCGATCTCTGGCGTGAATTGGGTAGCGAAGACTGCGGTACCGATGAACCAGATTGCCGCGGCTGCCATGATTCCGCCGACGACGAAGACGATAGCTTGAGTATGTGCCTTTGATGATGTGCGCACTGTATAGAGTTTGCGCGTAGCGAGCAACGCCAGAAGGACGACAAACCATGGGATGAGTGAAAACGCTGTCAGGGCAAGAACAGTGGAGAGATCGCCGTAGAGAAGGCCAATCTGAATGAACTGAATGATGACGATCGCTATTGTGGCGAGGGTTGACATGATGCCACCGATCCAGACTGCTCGCTTCGCACGTACGAGACCCCACGCGAAAATCAGCTGGATGAGGACAGGAATGATGTTGGCGATCGTGTTGCTTATTCCCTCGAAAGCCACAAGTTGATCCATGGCCGCGCACCGTGCCATGTCGTTCGATGTGCATGCCCAGTCTGCGTGGAATGCCAGTGCATAGGGCTGCCAAATAAGGAAGTTTGCGTCTGAGAATAGTCCCGATGCTGTTGGATGAGTACCGATGAGCACAGGAGCAATCGCTACTGCTCCAAAAAGCACCGCGACGAGGACTCGCCGTTCACGGGCGGAGGACTGACGAAGAGTGCGCATTCGTGGGAACCCGAGGCCAGCAACAAGCGATCCCGCGGTAATTCCTCCAATCACGGAGATAAAAGCCACGGTGTTTGTGACGTTTCCGAGGAACAGTGTCTGTGTTGCTGTGATAACGAAACCGGCCAGACGCAATCGCCGTTTCCACACAGCAGGCATAAATGCCGTGGCAAACATCGACGTACCAAAAATCCATGCACCGGGTGAGAGGAGGTAATCTGCCGTTCCGGCAGTGGCGATAGATTCCAGATACGGCGCGCTCACATGGGCAAACCATAGGCCGAATGGGGCGAAAATGACATGCGTAGCCAGGGAAAGCAATGCGAAGCGAGCGGAGCCGAGAGTGCGTTCCGCTATGAAGCCCAATGTCAGAATGCCGGCGCTTGCGCCGATCACTCCTTGGAAGGTCGCCGAGGTCAACCCCGAGGAGAATATGTGAAGGAAATTGAGATCGCCGGTCGCCCGCAGTCCGAATGTGTGCCTGAGAGCGAGATGATCACCGCCTTGAGACGCCCATAAAGCCCATAGTGCGGCCAATAATATGATGGAAACAGGTGCCTTCTTTATGAGCGCCATAAATTTCACTTCAGACCTCCGATTGTTTCAGCAGCGTAGGGGAGTGCCTCGGCAAAGGCCGCCCGCCATACGTCAAAACTGTGCCCGCCTGGGATTGTATGCGTCTGGACGTTCATCCCGGCCATTATCGCGAGGCGTGCCAAGTATTCTTGTGCGGCAATTGCCTTTGGGTCATCAGTACCAGAGAAGAATAGGCCACGACCTCCGGTGAGATTGGGAGATCCCTTTTCGGCAGCCATCGCCAGTACATGCGCCGGATCAGCAGCTTCCCAAGCTGACTGATCTCCGCCAAAGAGGGAATCGACTGTTTGTTGCTTTGAGCCGGTAAGGAGGGTTTTATCTCCCGAAAAACTCAAAAATGCACCGTATGTTCCTGGGGCGGTGGTGGCAATCTGAACGGAACACGTCGCTCCGTATGAGAGCCCGCCGATTGACCATGTATGTTGATTGTCGGTGACGCGGAAATACTTCTTGAGCAAAGCTGGTACGTCTTGCGTCAGATAAGTATGGACTTTCAGATCCGGGCCATCGACGCAGCCGGGGTTTCCAGTCAGAGATCCTGTTCCATCGACTGAGATGATGATGGGGGACACCCCCTGATGCTTGATCTGGTAAGCGTCTGCTGCTGAAGCGGCATCACCGGCGGTGAACCATTGATCAGGACTTCCTGGATTCCCTGCCAGTAATACGACGACGGGGAATGGAGTTGTCGAGGAGAA encodes:
- a CDS encoding rhodanese-like domain-containing protein, with product MGFFDFIFPGGKNPQLTVAQAAAAHSAGAPVVDIREIIEWNKGHVPSSIHLPKARLFRPTTQLPDGSPLIVMCQDGRTSLDVARKLNKLGVEATSVYGGFVAWKSAGYKVE
- a CDS encoding bifunctional lysylphosphatidylglycerol flippase/synthetase MprF, coding for MAALWALWASQGGDHLALRHTFGLRATGDLNFLHIFSSGLTSATFQGVIGASAGILTLGFIAERTLGSARFALLSLATHVIFAPFGLWFAHVSAPYLESIATAGTADYLLSPGAWIFGTSMFATAFMPAVWKRRLRLAGFVITATQTLFLGNVTNTVAFISVIGGITAGSLVAGLGFPRMRTLRQSSARERRVLVAVLFGAVAIAPVLIGTHPTASGLFSDANFLIWQPYALAFHADWACTSNDMARCAAMDQLVAFEGISNTIANIIPVLIQLIFAWGLVRAKRAVWIGGIMSTLATIAIVIIQFIQIGLLYGDLSTVLALTAFSLIPWFVVLLALLATRKLYTVRTSSKAHTQAIVFVVGGIMAAAAIWFIGTAVFATQFTPEIGASQAFGEFFVRLLPPIASILLPLGNVPAGAGAWFSFIWTGTIFWVLVAIALYFLVVDSHSELRFNDRIKARQILEHGTGDHLSFMTLWEGNSYFFHELGYVAYRVSNGVAVTLGGPVFAGHSESLAHDDESMSVADTLPTDADRHVLASAFEDFVQKQGWQIAWYSVNEEFTRPGFKKLHVAEEGVLSADTKFTGKKFQNVRTAKNNAKKEGIEAIWTDWESLDIDMRARVTALSEQWVAEKALPEMGFTLGSLDELKIPGTKMMLAVDQSRHLHGITSWLPVYEGGRLVGYTLDFMRRDSDGWRSVVEFLLGESVPKMDELGLKWVSLSGAPLARSKAIANPSFLDVVLERTGALIEPLYGFRSLASSKYKFNPDHHGWYLAYDDELALGKIGMAISHCYLPELGPKGVAEIVRVYFEAQKQAKIDEENKARRRAEVEARDAVIKAIHRGLPAPEEAIAVLGSDTVAQIVAEAARSE
- a CDS encoding alpha/beta hydrolase, translating into MDFFWKFPLTDLAAQIVIWTLVAATTISACTLAFRTHPRRAWVALSIAAIVDAIAVFGFFVWPNPWPGEVPWNLFIATFGTMFTIVAFAVVQGARFKFFFLTLVSAGLTFLVANLTYKEYTNPASFLPPTNVVRMNYEEFSKLTSAPVNDGRKVGALVSVPFEGPVSAFPARDAVAYIPPAYFSSTTPFPVVVLLAGNPGSPDQWFTAGDAASAADAYQIKHQGVSPIIISVDGTGSLTGNPGCVDGPDLKVHTYLTQDVPALLKKYFRVTDNQHTWSIGGLSYGATCSVQIATTAPGTYGAFLSFSGDKTLLTGSKQQTVDSLFGGDQSAWEAADPAHVLAMAAEKGSPNLTGGRGLFFSGTDDPKAIAAQEYLARLAIMAGMNVQTHTIPGGHSFDVWRAAFAEALPYAAETIGGLK